Part of the Candidozyma auris chromosome 4, complete sequence genome, AGAATGCCAACCAAAATATGCTTTGACTCGAACGAAAGCTGATTGAGGAGCTGAGCAATAGGCGAGTTCACTGTCTCGTTGATCGCTTTAGATATATGACCAATTTGAATGGTGAATGTCTGCTCGGATTCAGGCAAATGCAAGTTGGTTCCTGCTTCTAGAAATTCTTGCTCTGCAATCTCAACTGCTCTTCGGCATATCGTCAACGCTCTTCTAGCATCACCACTGACACTGGCAACCTTCCTCGAAGCAAATCCCACGGCATCATCACTGACCTTGACCTTTCGACGATGCTCTTTGCTAAGCATCGTGAGTCTGTGAGCTATGATGGTGCCCAACTGTTCAAATGTATAACCCACAAATTGTATTCTTCGAAGACCTAGTCTCGACGAAATCTTATTTGTGAGAACTCTTTCAGGCAAGTCCATAGTATTTGCCACAGCAATGATGACCAACTTGGAATTGGGATACGTGGGCCaattaaaaaaattgtacATAACTGCTTGAGTCTTCGTGACGATTTGATCGAGCTCGTCTAGGAGGACGACTAAGGGCCGTCTACTTTCATCAGGCAGGTTTCTGCTAAAATGATCTTCAAGCAATAAAGCTGCATTAGATGGCGTGACCTTAATTCCACTGATAAATTCCCAAAGCTTCTCATAAGCAGAGGctggagaaagaagctttaGACAATTGATCTCCAAGTAGTCGAAGTCGTTCAACCCACCTTCCCCAACAGTGCTACGAAGAGTTTCCATGACCTCTCTTATTGTGGCAGTTTTTCCAACACCAGGGGTACCACTCACGTAGATGCAGCTTCCAGTCTGAGTTTGAATTGCATTCTCCACATTTGTGTACACAGCAATCCATTCCTCTTCCCTGGCTGGGAGGGAGTTCACCTTCATCGACGTGTGTAGTTTTTCCTTGAGTTCTTTGAATGCTTCAGACGACGTATCTATGCCAATCGGCGAAGTCTGTGAGCCACCTCGACTAAGCGAAGGTAAGCTTTCTGCGACCGAACCAGTTTTCACCTTGAACCCTTTCTTGAGAGGAGAAAGTACACCCTGCAATTTTGCTCGCGATGATGTACCACGTTTTAACGGGGAAGCAGTAGCCTCCTCTTTTATTGGTGAGCCGCCAGGCGCCTTCTTACGCTTCTTTGTTGGACTGTGAGTAACcacttttgcttcttcttccagaTCTAAGTCTTCGGAGTCTTCGTCACTTTCCTGCTTGACAAACTCGTCCGAGTCTGAATCATCAGAGTCTGGCTCAGTATATCGCCTTCTTGAGGGTGACGTTGTATCCTGTAGTCTATCTTGAAGGGAAAGAGGCATCGACTTTCGTTTTTTGGGAGAGATGATCTCCGATGTATTTTCTGCAATGAAGTTAATCCCTGCCATGTAATCCTTGACAATGAGAGCTCGGAGATTGGAAAAATCGAACGTTTCGGAAAGTCTTTCTCCTCGAAAGTCACTGGCTCTCTGACAGAGAAATAGATTAGAGGCACTCGAATCGTCAAGTACCACCTCGGAATATTCCGTGGAGGTAAGTACCTGGACCTTATCGACGATATCTTTGACATGCAAAGAAACTATTTCAGGTGTAATAAAGATTTCGTTTCTCTCAAACACTTCACCTTTCTTCGCGTCTTCACTCAACATAGAAGGATGCATGAATTGAGCACCCAGAAGCTCAACCAAAGCCTTGAGTCCCAACTTTATACTTGTTATCATAAATATAGATGATTGATCACCCGAGATTAATAGACAATCGCCCGTCTGGATACGTAGGCCATCTTCTTGTCTCTCTAGCTTCACGTAACTAGGTTCTGAGGAATTGCCTCTTCGAcgagttcttcttgtagGTGTCAGGGGTTCCGCCGAGGGCAGACTCTCATGCTCTTCTATGAGTAAGGTCCAGCCTTCTTTGTCTAGGTCTCTTTGTCTCTTGGCCATGGCtagaagagaaagatcaaGAGTAACATTGAAGTGAACTTATAGCGGATGTATGCACACCAGTATCTACACAAGAAATGGTGATTTCGTGATTGAACCTGAGTACGTTTATCTATATAAATTAACTATATATAGAGAGCCAATGCTGAACGTGACTAAGCGTAGTGAGATAAGATGTGCATCAGGAACCCGAATGGTGTTTCATCCTATGTTCTTAATCTCAACATAAAATGACAATCAAGCACTCAGGATTTGGAAGATACTGATGATCGTTATAGGCTTCTTTCACGCATTTAAGCTAATCCAAACAGGTATCAAGTTGCAGGGCTGCAATACTTTAGTCCGTAGTGTGACTCACCCTTCAACAAATAGTAGCACTCCGCATGCACTTAATCTTTAAAAGTTCACGAGTCTCACTGCTAATGAGCTCACCACAAATCTGATCGCTTAACCTTCAGACAAAATTGGCCATGCAATTAGGAACCTGCGCCGTCTTTCTTGTAAATCAATATGGGCTCGCCGACATtgacaatttcatcaatatTTAGTTTGAGGTCAAATGCTTTGGATAGAatgatcttgaaaatcttTTGGATATTAATAGAATGGCTTGTCGAGCAGAAGATCACTGGCAGCCGCATGGCCCTGCCgaacttctttgcttgGTTCGTGATCTCTGTTTGATCTTGTGGCAGCAAATCAATGAACTCATCGTACTTTGTGCCCACCAAGAAAGGAATGGCTGTTTTGTTGAAACCACGGACCTGCCTGTACCATTCTTTAATGGAGTTCAATGTGGATTTCCTTGTAAGATCGAACATAAAGAGAATGGCTACCGCATCGTTGGACACTAGTGGTAGCATGTTGATAAACTCTTTCTGACCGCCCAAATCCCAGATCAGAAAAGTGATGTGTGTGTTTCGTATCTGGATTTTTTTATCCATGAAATTGACCCCCAATGTCTGGATGTAGTCCTCGTCAAAGCTTCCTTCAACATACTTCACCATAAGCGAAGTCTTTCCAATTTGGGAGTCGCCAATGAGCCCTATCTTTAGAGCGACCCTTAGAGTTAGTTCATGGTCCTAGAGAATGGATTTAGTTTGTACATACTGGTTGCTTTGGCTTTCCAGAGATTCCATGAGTGCTGGGTGTTTCATAAATCGTAGTGTTTACATTTGTAGGTCTGTAACGCGTGATGCGCACGTGACGTCCCATAGACCAGCAATGGAACCATGGATCAAAGAAATGCACATCCAGCACCTTAGTTTACAGCTTAGATCCGTAGATACTGTGGGAAATGCTATCAAATGTTATGAATTCAGTAAACATTTCTCGATCTAAGGGGAGCTTGGTGGTTTGGCCTATTGTTCGATTATGTAAGCAAATTGCCTATAGTGGCGTTAAAACAGGTAGATGCTTGAGCAAGTAGACGAGATGCACAACTATAAGATCAAACAAGATGGTGGGAAGTATTCATGTGGTTAAATTGGAAGGGCTTAGTGTAGATAATACATGGAGCCTACTCTAGAACAACACCTTTCACTTTGGCAGCGAATTAGCACAACTCTTTCGCGTCGAAAAAGTGTAGCCATGTTATATCACAGATGccagaagaatcaaagaaTCTCCTAATTGAGTCACAGGCATCGCGTGAAactcttttgaaggaaCTCATAAGAAATTCTCTCATGGCTTCAGACAAGTACTTCAGCTATCAAATGATGTGCTTACCAAGACCCAACGCCTTACAAGCCCAAGTGAGCCCTTACAGAGACAAATTGCGCTATTGGAGTAAAGccgtttttttttctataaAGCTCTTCATAGATgtatttttgaagatgtaTCTCCAAAGCGCAATTCTGAGTGCTGTATTCCAGAGGCCTCTCGACAACTATATGTTTTACTCTCTAGTAAATTCATCCATTGAGGcccttgatgaaatcaaggTATTCATATAGCATATGCTATGGAGCTTTTCATTCACGATTTACTCCGCGTTGGcggcttctttttcctcatctttgcagccagttCGCAGCCACTAGTGCCTCAGTGCTACGAAGGCAATTCAGATGAGGATACAGAGATGAATATACACGGAAACTGTAAGCACCGAAAACTTCAAATGCGTAACCCAATGATATTATTccttgcttcttttctttttagaTGGAGCCACGATTATATCAAAATGCTAGGAGGCCAGAAGAGTCAAACAATGCAGGAGGTACAAGCTTCTTTGAGACTCTCTATGGCAGATTTTTGACGTCCTTCGATGAAGATAATGCTGGTAGCTTATTACACGGTTCGTCTAAACTCTCCATTCATACATGTATATTTTGTTACACTGATGATTTATTCGACCCTTGAGGACCGAACCGCATAAATAATGTTTCTGTAAGACGCCCAGTTGAATCCCTTCTTTCCCTTCCTTGGTAGGCACTTCACAGGGCTCCAGCCCTAACACATGACCCGCGCCCAGTACTATATACTATTTCCCAGGCAATCTGCACTCTCCCTAGAGCGCTTcgcacaaaaaaaaaagctgaaaaaAAGATAGCCCAAAGGTCTCTTTAGAAACTCCATCTTTTTAACTACACATCATGGCTGTTGGTAAGAACAAGAGATTGTCCAAGGGAAAGAAAGgtatgaagaagaaggccgTCGACCCCTTCGCCAAGAAGGAGTGGTTTGACATCAAGGCCCCTTCTACTTTCGAGAGAAGAGACGTTGGTAAgaccttgatcaacaagtcCACTGGTCTCAAGAACGCCGCCGATGGCTTGAAGGGCCGTGTGTTCGAGGTTTGTCTTGCTGACTTGCAGGGCTCTGAGGACCACGCCTACAGAAAGATCAAGTTGAGAGTGGACGAGGTTCAAGGTAAgaacttgttgaccaaCTTCCACGGCATGGACTTCACCAGTGACAAGTTGAGATCGTTGGTGAGAAAGTGGCAATCTTTGGTTGAGGCCAACGTCACCGTCAAGACCGCTGACGACCACGTTTTGAGAGTTTTCGCCATTGCTTTCACCAAGAGACAGCCAAACCAGGTTAGAAAGACCACCTACGCCCAGTCCTCCAAGTTGAGAGAggtgagaaagaagatgattgaAATCATGCAGAGAGAGGTTGCTAACGTGACCTTGGCCCAGCTCACCGCCAAGTTGATCCCAGAGGTGATCGGCCGTGAGATTGAAAAGTCCACCCAGTCCATCTTGCCTTTGCAAAACATCCACATCAGAAAggtcaagttgttgaagcagcCAAAGTTCGACTTGGGCTCTTTGTTGGCCTTGCACGGTGAGGGTTCCACCGACGACAAGGGTAAGAAGGTGTCTTCTGGTTTCAAGGACGTTGTCTTGGAGTCTGTCTAATCGTGAGATTACTGTTTAATACATACATACGAAGAGTCACTGTAGATGAGCAAACAAGTTCTGTGAACGACACCCGTTGATCTCAGTCGGGCCATCGACTATGATGGGAATAGGGCgtgaagattttgatgaCTAGTCATCTGCTCACGAAAAACTTGGTAGGTAGGATCGTGAAACTAAGGTGAAGCAGCGCTCTCGAGAAATGGCTGTACTTTGTCAGATTAAAATATCACAGTTCTTAGGTAGTTCCAAAAGATTACAGGTAAAAGATTAAGGAATCGAACATCTAATTCCTCACCATTCGCTTGTATTCTATACAGATAGCTTACCTACACCGCTGAGCTCCTCGAGTTTGCCTCTGGTAGAATAAAATAGTTGAGGGCATTATGCCTTTCAAATCAGCCCAGTGTAAGCTTGAACAATAcacatatatatatatatatatatatatttatttatatttcttttttaaaTTACTTCATCTTTCCTTCCTCGCAAGTACCCTCTCAGGACCACCTCAAAAATgtgaaatggctgcgaaaacgaCCAGTTTCCATAAACTCAAAACACATGAGCGCACAACACTAAATGTACTAAAAATTGAACAAGCAAACTGCACTCAAAGGCAAGGCAAAAATGCCATTCACCTTTCTCCAATTTCTATTCGCACACCTAACTACCACGGATTCTGAATACACCTATCGATTTTCTTGTAATGCCACTTCAAGCAATCTACTCATTTGACCTCTAGTTAATATAATGTATAATGGCTCCATAAAACCTCTCTTAAAACAAAAGACTCACTGCATTACTCCACTCGTCTCCTAGAACGCCAAAAGCCCTGAGTGAAGATCAGAGTGCGCAAATCCTCCTACCAGAAGTAGTACTACTGCAAGTGGCCGGAACATGCTACAATCACCAAAGTaagagggaaaaaaaaagaaagaaaagaaaacgaaaaggAGGATGAAACCAAGCAACAAACGCAACTTCAGCAGCACCAGATCACCACTCTCAAACTACCTAGAACTGACTCTTCTCTCCTGAGTAGCGCCCGCAATCTCACACCACAGGCGCCTATGCCAGTGAAGAAACCCTCAGTGTGCTTTGTCCGCAGCTACTTTGTCCTCAGGGGTTCACCCCCAGCGCTAAAGGCCAACACCAGCATTAACAACAGATAGATAAGCAAACggaaaaaaagtgaaattAAAAAATTGCTAGTAAATGATGAACTCTTGTTTCAACGATGTAGACCCTGGTTTGTACAAGTCTGTCAATTGGTCGTGTTGGTGGCttcattcttctccataTCACCAGCCACTAGACGGCATTTTCACAGGGAGCCTCCCGCGGACATTGTGCCCATTTGTCCCTCTGGCTGCGAAGAAGGATACAAAGAAGCGGCTGACACTACACAAAGAATGCAATTGATGACTGAAAAATGGGCAACTAGACCATTGCGAAGAATGTACAATATAGTAGTGTTGGACGTTTTTGATTTGACAATCTCAATTGCAGCTGGGCAGGCTCCCTGTGTTTTGCGCCGTTTCTCTCATCCCCCGCTGAAGCCAATCTCGCGTGGCTGCGCCAGCGAACATTTTTCTGCGCCAGTGCCAGGTGCGGATTGCTTGCTACTGCCGGGGGGTCCAAGATCAGTGACCCCTATTCAATGACAACTTGCAACGACGGTGAGCGAAAAGAATTAGATAGTCTGAATCCTcgtttgcaattgacacGATATTTTCACTTgtttttctcaaattcTCAAGGTAACTCCTTTTGTGATTGGTTTGTTGGCGAACGATGGTGCTTCGTTCCGACCTGCACACGGTGCGACCTGCTGGGGCCACTGCCGGCCAGGGCCCTGCGGCTACCAAACGCTTCTCTTCCGCTGGTGCCTCAAGTTGCCTGCTCAAACCTTTTCATGTCTCAAGTACGtactttttcttgtcaATGCCCCTTGGTGTGCCCAACCCGCTAACTAGAAAGAAGGATTCCAAATCCCCGTCTCCAAATGGCGCCAGAACTGACCGAAGTCAAGGTTCGGCCAATGTCAATGGCTCTGGGAACAATTCTGGTGTCAACGCCAAAGACGGTTCAAAATCCACCAATTCATCAAACGAAAAGTCAAATGATTTGTCTGAGAAACTGCCAAATGGCACATCCTCGCCAGTAGAGGGTAGACCATCGTTTGCCTGGCGCAAGATTGGTGGGTGGGACTCGCTGGAGTCCTCTGATGATAAGTTGCACACGTTGCAGACGCTCAAGGCAGTGGAGAACTATGTCATGGACCATTTGTACGGCGACTGGTATTTCAACACGGTGATGATTTTGGGCGTTTCGTTTTTCTCGTGGTTTTTCGCTTTCTGGGGTTTCAGTATCTTGATGTTGGGGGTGGTGCTCTTGGGCGCCGCCTCAGTGTATCGTGCTGAATTCCGTAGGTTCAACAGAGATATCAGAGACGACATGGCTCGTATTGATGCTAGAAATAGGTTGGAAAACGAGATTGA contains:
- the ORC1 gene encoding origin recognition complex subunit 1 → MAKRQRDLDKEGWTLLIEEHESSPSAEPSTPTRRTRRRGNSSEPSYVKLERQEDGLRIQTGDCLLISGDQSSIFMITSIKLGLKALVELSGAQFMHPSMLSEDAKKGEVFERNEIFITPEIVSLHVKDIVDKVQVLTSTEYSEVVLDDSSASNLFLCQRASDFRGERLSETFDFSNLRALIVKDYMAGINFIAENTSEIISPKKRKSMPLSLQDRLQDTTSPSRRRYTEPDSDDSDSDEFVKQESDEDSEDLDSEEEAKVVTHSPTKKRKKAPGGSPIKEEATASPLKRGTSSRAKLQGVLSPLKKGFKVKTGSVAESLPSLSRGGSQTSPIGIDTSSEAFKELKEKLHTSMKVNSLPAREEEWIAVYTNVENAIQTQTGSCIYVSGTPGVGKTATIREVMETLRSTVGEGGLNDFDYLEINCLKLLSPASAYEKLWEFISGIKVTPSNAALLLEDHFSRNSPDESRRPLVVLLDELDQIVTKTQAVMYNFFNWPTYPNSKLVIIAVANTMDLPERVLTNKISSRLGLRRIQFVGYTFEQLGTIIAHRLTMLSKEHRRKVKVSDDAVGFASRKVASVSGDARRALTICRRAVEIAEQEFLEAGTNLHLPESEQTFTIQIGHISKAINETVNSPIAQLLNQLSFESKHILVGILLRMRRSGMAENTLGDIMDEMKNSLELLTSKDSATALQKLETHESFADFCYGKPRNIRVHDMSFLVNQLEELGIIAQQNIRSERYRLVSLNISEDEVLSALRRDQLVVPML
- the RPS1 gene encoding 40S ribosomal protein eS1; protein product: MAVGKNKRLSKGKKGMKKKAVDPFAKKEWFDIKAPSTFERRDVGKTLINKSTGLKNAADGLKGRVFEVCLADLQGSEDHAYRKIKLRVDEVQGKNLLTNFHGMDFTSDKLRSLVRKWQSLVEANVTVKTADDHVLRVFAIAFTKRQPNQVRKTTYAQSSKLREVRKKMIEIMQREVANVTLAQLTAKLIPEVIGREIEKSTQSILPLQNIHIRKVKLLKQPKFDLGSLLALHGEGSTDDKGKKVSSGFKDVVLESV
- the TEM1 gene encoding Ras family GTPase TEM1; the protein is MESSESQSNQVALKIGLIGDSQIGKTSLMVKYVEGSFDEDYIQTLGVNFMDKKIQIRNTHITFSIWDLGGQKEFINMLPLVSNDAVAILFMFDLTRKSTLNSIKEWYRQVRGFNKTAIPFLVGTKYDEFIDLSPQDQTEITNQAKKFGRAMRSPVIFCSTSHSINIQKIFKIILSKAFDLKLNIDEIVNVGEPILIYKKDGAGS